A genome region from candidate division KSB1 bacterium includes the following:
- a CDS encoding metallophosphoesterase, producing the protein MSKKTVLTVFSLLLFANSLTGKTITLLHTNDMHAQYLPMQAVWIQKSPKPLIGGLVALDYHIRRQQNLYPNSLLLDAGDICTGTPLSNIEYKGAKNGAFVHMMNLMGYDALTIGNHEFDEGQENLGNLIELADFDVLACNLYKNDRIVCFKAVRRLSHERRTCRGDWCPVEGSGRSGCYQKFRGAGAEIAGPVGSDHY; encoded by the coding sequence GTGTCGAAAAAAACAGTTTTAACCGTTTTTAGTTTGTTATTGTTTGCTAATAGTTTAACAGGAAAAACCATCACGTTATTGCATACCAATGACATGCATGCACAGTACCTGCCCATGCAGGCGGTTTGGATCCAGAAATCACCCAAGCCGCTGATCGGCGGACTGGTGGCGCTGGATTATCATATTCGCCGGCAGCAAAACCTGTATCCAAATTCTTTACTCCTCGATGCCGGGGATATCTGCACCGGCACGCCCTTGTCCAATATCGAATACAAGGGCGCGAAAAACGGCGCATTTGTGCACATGATGAATCTTATGGGATATGATGCGTTGACCATCGGAAATCATGAATTTGATGAGGGACAGGAAAATCTCGGGAATCTGATTGAACTTGCGGATTTTGATGTGCTCGCCTGCAATCTCTATAAAAATGATCGAATTGTTTGCTTCAAAGCCGTACGCCGTTTATCGCATGAACGGCGTACGTGTAGGGGTGATTGGTGTCCTGTTGAAGGATCTGGCCGGAGTGGCTGCTATCAAAAATTTAGAGGGGCTGGAGCTGAGATCGCCGGCCCGGTCGGTTCAGACCATTATTGA
- a CDS encoding 5'-nucleotidase C-terminal domain-containing protein → MAAIKNLEGLELRSPARSVQTIIDQIDAQTDMIVVLTHQGVEPDLSLADSLRNADVVIGGHSHTRLTQPVVRNNILLLQAGSKTRYLGRLTVDVVDDKVADYTYELVPTWVDSVKTVNEELQAKVESFRKKIDAEYNKTIGTLLTDWERSSRTESNIGNYLCDVIRMHTDADFALLNSGGIRKNLSAGPVTKLDIMEILPFTNYVITFECSGEQALSLIRENIRAAVSREYGISQVSGIRYSYRIVEGEGRLLKATIEGEPIDPEKTYTCATVDYLYGQLTERGGYSFKNMQQTPYLMSDLVIEHIKNHPEINSQVKGRIQRKK, encoded by the coding sequence GTGGCTGCTATCAAAAATTTAGAGGGGCTGGAGCTGAGATCGCCGGCCCGGTCGGTTCAGACCATTATTGATCAGATTGATGCGCAAACCGATATGATTGTGGTCCTGACCCATCAGGGGGTAGAGCCGGATTTGAGTCTGGCCGATTCGCTGCGCAATGCGGATGTGGTCATCGGCGGGCATTCGCATACGCGCTTGACCCAACCGGTAGTGCGCAATAATATTTTACTGCTTCAGGCCGGATCCAAAACCCGGTACCTGGGCCGGCTGACGGTAGATGTTGTAGATGATAAAGTAGCGGATTACACGTATGAACTGGTCCCCACCTGGGTGGATTCCGTTAAAACAGTGAATGAGGAACTGCAAGCCAAAGTGGAATCCTTTAGAAAAAAAATTGATGCCGAATACAATAAAACGATTGGCACTCTTTTAACGGACTGGGAACGCAGCAGCAGAACTGAATCCAATATCGGAAATTACTTGTGTGATGTCATAAGGATGCATACGGATGCGGATTTTGCCCTGTTGAACAGCGGCGGTATACGCAAAAATTTATCCGCGGGTCCTGTCACTAAACTGGATATTATGGAAATACTGCCCTTTACCAATTATGTTATAACATTTGAATGCAGCGGCGAACAGGCGCTGAGCCTGATACGTGAAAACATTCGGGCAGCTGTTTCCCGCGAGTACGGTATATCTCAGGTCTCGGGAATCCGGTATTCTTATCGTATTGTGGAAGGTGAAGGAAGATTATTAAAAGCGACAATCGAGGGAGAGCCGATTGATCCGGAGAAAACCTATACCTGCGCCACAGTCGATTATTTGTACGGACAGCTCACCGAGCGCGGCGGATACTCGTTCAAGAATATGCAGCAGACACCTTATTTGATGTCTGACCTGGTTATCGAACATATTAAAAACCATCCTGAGATCAATTCACAGGTTAAAGGACGTATTCAACGAAAAAAATAG